Proteins encoded in a region of the Coregonus clupeaformis isolate EN_2021a chromosome 9, ASM2061545v1, whole genome shotgun sequence genome:
- the LOC121574399 gene encoding group 3 secretory phospholipase A2-like, with protein MAANTSPTSTTGNATAIGAQSSTSGPVTSASASGPALALASPAEPTNHNDLTRPKSKQDAASTGKQRVYVCDVYRDLDDCRFKIPPHQKRYSLLNPEPRTLFHCNCTSRLSEVLVQQKEISGVQTILLEYISLSCFTLQPQVCTQGTSCSASLVKPSPAQLEQQKQNGGDMEEWRHLQATGRNGRRPKSRRAKHRLHKLCLRMIQPKVHKTRKHKQCALVGDAVPM; from the exons ATGGCTGCCAATACTTCCCCCACCTCCACCACTGGCAATGCTACTGCTATAGGGGCCCAGAGTAGCACCTCGGGACCAGTAACTTCAGCATCGGCCTCGGGCCCAGCATTGGCTTTGGCCTCGCCAGCTGAACCCACCAACCATAATGACCTGACTCGGCCTAAGTCTAAGCAGGATGCAGCAAGCACAG GGAAgcagcgtgtgtatgtgtgtgatgtgtaCAGAGACCTGGATGACTGCAGGTTTAAGATCCCTCCTCACCAGAAGAGATACAGCCTCCTCAACCCAGAACCCAGGACCCTGTTCCACTGCAACTGTACCAGCAG actGTCTGAGGTTCTGGTTCAGCAGAAGGAGATATCTGGGGTTCAGACTATTCTGTTGGAGTACATCTCTCTGTCCTGTTTCACATTACAGCCACAGGTCTGCACACAGGGGACAAG CTGCTCAGCTTCTCTGGTCAAACCCTCTCCTGCTCAGCTGGAGCAGCAGAAGCAGAATGGTGGAGACATGGAGGAGTGGCGCCATCTACAGGCCACTGGACGCAACGGCAGGAGACCCAAATCTAGACGAGCCAAACACAGACTACACAAACTCTGCCTCAGGATGATACAACCCAAAGTACACAAGACCAGGAAGCACAAACAATGTGCTTTAGTAGGGGATGCAGTGCCAATGTAA
- the LOC121574215 gene encoding group 3 secretory phospholipase A2-like, which yields MLNNSILFSAVIMAAASLSLTTVAAADPSDFCFWTKVTSNGETHLSFLRHHRETHHPSSSSLHLYHSVWSVENRLVNCAVSDDTAVTDNYISVCREKSTTAEFSDSPGERFDVSPQFEFESPCAPVSSPTVTQREAVGDASEELTETRSKRHARSVIDDIAFQNPLGDGGDSSRDVTQAHRRVKRGLIVPGTLWCGSGNKAATYEDLGVFAETDSCCREHDQCQDTILSFETNYGVFNKNIFTLSHCHCDNRFHQCLLGAEDSISDTVGYVFFNLLKMHCFEFSHRLQCSQRNWFGMCQQYEMSLYAVVHPPTFYNSTHPDPDLEEDEMADNTTTTISTPTSTSSSPSNSSTSTSTS from the exons ATGCTCAACAACTCCATTTTATTTTCTGCAGTAATAATGGCAGCAGCGTCTCTGAGTTTGACCACTGTAGCTGCTGCTGACCCGAGTGATTTCTGTTTCTGGACTAAAGTCACGTCAAACGGCGAGACCCATCTCAGCTTCCTCCGACACCACAGAGAAACccaccacccctcctcctcatccctccatctctaccacAGTGTGTGGTCGGTGGAGAATAGACTGGTCAACTGCGCAGTGAGTGACGACACCGCGGTTACAGACAACTACATATCTGTGTGTCGGGAGAAGAGCACCACAGCAGAGTTCTCTGACAGTCCTGGTGAACGTTTTGATGTCAGTCCGCAGTTTGAATTTGAAAGCCCCTGCGCTCCTGTTAGCTCTCCAACAGTCACCCAGCGCGAAGCCGTTGGAGATGCCTCTGAGGAACTTACAGAGACAAGGAGTAAGAGGCACGCACGGAGCGTTATTGATGATATAGCGTTCCAGAATCCTCTTGGAGACGGTGGTGACAGTTCCAGGGATGTGACGCAAGCACACCGGCGCGTAAAACGTGGTTTAATCGTACCGGGAACGCTTTGGTGCGGCTCAGGGAACAAGGCGGCGACCTATGAGGATTTAG GTGTGTTTGCAGAGACAGACAGTTGTTGCAGGGAGCATGACCAATGTCAGGACACCATCCTGTCGTTCGAGACCAACTATGGCGTTTTCAACAAAAACATTTTCACCCTGTCCCACTGCCACTGTGATAACAG GTTTCACCAGTGTTTACTGGGGGCTGAGGACAGTATTTCAGACACAGTGGGATACGTCTTCTTCAACCTGCTGAAGATGCACTGCTTTGAGTTCTCCCACAGACTACAGTGCTCTCAGAGGAACTGGTTTGGCAT GTGTCAACAGTATGAGATGTCTCTGTATGCTGTGGTTCATCCTCCCACCTTCTACAACTCCACCCACCCGGACCCTGACCTAGAGGAGGATGAAATGGCTGACAATACCACCACTACCATCTCCACTCCCACTTCCACCTCCAGCTCCCCCTCCAACtcttccacctccacctccacctcc